From Alligator mississippiensis isolate rAllMis1 chromosome 9, rAllMis1, whole genome shotgun sequence, one genomic window encodes:
- the LOC102562335 gene encoding ovoinhibitor, which yields MRKAASTVVLLALALSHFSDGALGSELNCSQYSRVAAKDGKELIVCPRHLEPVCGTDGVSYSNDCGICVHNSKHEADIGVRHQGQCQQGLLPEDCSKYPSRTTKDGKVLVFCPRIYSPVCGTDDVSYSSLCEICAHNLEHGAHIGKKHDGECKKDIQKLNCSQYLSSAEQGTACPLILDEVCGTDGVTYASECTLCAHNREHRTSIDVKHDGTCKPDFAPVDCSQYPTTISEEGDTLIGCPRILKPVCGTDGITYDNDCAICAHNVKHRDASISKKHDGPCEPETSKLDCSKYPQATTKNGTVVVACPMIYNPVCGTDGKTYASECALCSHQLEVLQLILDSPAMSHRKAELKVDIKHSGLCLEDLPKLDCSKYHHITTESGMALACTIFYSPVCGTDGNTYNSECTLCNNNLYAKPRVEIQHIGPCAKDPPKDDCSNVRETTPSCAVLYQPHCGSDNQTYGNRCFFCNAVIESSRTLTLSHYGEC from the exons ATGAGGAAGGCTGCCAGCACTGTTGTGCTGCTTGCCCTAGCACTTTCCCACTTCTCAG ACGGTGCTCTTGGATCAGAG CTGAATTGCAGTCAGTACTCCCGGGTCGCAGCGAAGGATGGCAAAGAGCTGATTGTCTGCCCTCGGCACCTGGAACCAGTCTGTGGCACAGACGGCGTCTCCTACAGCAACGACTGTGGGATCTGTGTCCATAACTC AAAGCACGAAGCAGACATTGGTGTAAGACACCAGGGACAatgccagcaggggctgctcccG GAGGACTGCAGCAAGTACCCGTCCCGGACGACCAAGGATGGCAAAGTACTGGTATTCTGCCCTCGGATCTACAGTCCCGTCTGCGGCACAGACGACGTCTCGTACAGCAGCCTCTGTGAGATCTGTGCCCATAACCT AGAGCACGGGGCACACATTGGCAAGAAGCATGATGGAGAGTGCAAGAAGGACATCCAGAAG CTCAATTGCAGCCAGTACCTCAGTAGCGCTGAGCAAGGGACAGCCTGTCCGCTCATCCTGGATGAAGTGTGTGGGACGGACGGTGTCACGTATGCCAGTGAATGCACGCTGTGCGCTCACAACCG GGAACATAGGACCAGCATTGACGTCAAGCACGATGGGACATGCAAGCCAGACTTTGCTCCG GTGGATTGCAGCCAGTACCCCACCACGATTTCTGAAGAAGGAGACACGCTTATAGGCTGCCCAAGGATCCTGAAGCCTGTCTGCGGCACGGATGGCATCACCTATGACAACGACTGTGCGATCTGTGCCCACAACGT AAAGCATCGTGACGCCAGCATCAGCAAAAAGCACGATGGGCCTTGTGAACCGGAGACTTCAAAG CTTGACTGCAGCAAGTACCCCCAGGCAACCACCAAGAACGGCACGGTGGTGGTGGCCTGCCCAATGATCTACAACCCGGTCTGTGGCACGGATGGGAAAACGTATGCCAGCGAATGCGCGCTGTGCAGCCACCAACTGGAAGTGCTGCAGCTAATCCTCGACTCCCCAGCCATGAGCCACAG GAAGGCCGAGCTCAAGGTTGACATAAAGCATAGCGGCCTGTGCCTGGAGGACCTTCCCAAG CTTGATTGCAGCAAGTACCACCACATAACCACCGAGAGCGGCATGGCACTTGCCTGCACAATATTCTACAGCCCGGTCTGCGGCACGGATGGGAACACGTATAACAGCGAATGCACGCTGTGTAACAACAACCT GTACGCCAAGCCCAGGGTTGAAATACAGCATATCGGCCCGTGCGCGAAGGACCCTCCCAAG GATGACTGCAGCAACGTCCGTGAAACCACTCCGAGCTGTGCCGTGCTGTACCAGCCCCACTGCGGCTCTGACAACCAGACATACGGGAACCGATGCTTTTTCTGCAACGCGGTCAT CGAAAGCAGCAGGACTCTCACCTTGAGCCATTACGGCGAATGCTGA